CCGCAGCCGTAAGCGTGTAGCGGCCGTCGAACTCATAGGTTCGCGCATCGACGACATGTAGCGAGCCATCCTCGTTAACGGTCGCGTTGATGGTGTCGCTCGCGCACGCGTGGCTCTTGGCGTGGGCACTCGTAGGCATGATGCACGCGCACGCGACAAGCCAAAGCACGCACGCGATGACCAGCACGCAACTGGGACAAATGGACAGGGCAAATGTCCCACTAAGGCTAGTGGGACATTTGCCCTGTCCATTTGTCCCAGTTCGCGTCCGCATTACGAGAAGCTCACCTGCGGAGCAGTGGCTGCGGGAGCGGCCGCTTCGAAGAGCTCGCGCTCCTTGAAACCGAACATGCCGGCGAAGATGACAGCCGGGAAGGTCTGGATACCGTTGTTGTACTTCATGACAGTGTCGTTGTAGCTCTGACGCATGTAGCTGATCTTGTCCTCGGTCTCCGAGAGCTGCGCCTGAAGGTCGAGGAAGTTGGAGGAAGCCTTGAGGTCGGGGTAAGCCTCGCTCACAGCAAAGAGTGTCTTGAGGGCACCCGTGAGCATGTTCTCGGCTTCGGCGCGCGCCTCGGGCGTCGCGGCGTTCATCGCCGCATTACGCGCCTGCGTCACGGCCTCGAGCGTGCCGCTCTCGTGTGCCGCATAGCCCTTGACGGTCTCGACGAGGTTGGGGATGAGGTCGAGCCTGCGCTGGAGCTGTACGTCGATCTGCGCCCAAGCGTTATCGACGCGGTTGCGCATGCGCACAAGGTTGTTGTACATCCCGATGAGCGCGATGGCGAGAATGACGACGATTGCGACGATGACGATGAGGGCAATGGTAAGTCCGCTCATGGGGGCACCTTTCAACGGAAACGTTTCGTGCATTGTACCCAAAAGTTACCTTTGCATGTCGAAGCGGCGAGTTTTCTTGACATTGAACATGCACCATTTACATTGAGCAGAAAAAGTTCCGCGAGCCTTCGCGTACGTGGAACCGCAGCGAGGAAACATGAGAGGACCTCGCAGGAGAGATGGGAACACCTATGAGCGATGCACTATTGTCTGTCCGTGACCTGTCAGCTGGTGTTGACGGCAAGGAGATACTCCATTCGGTTGACCTCGATGTCGAGGAAGGCGGCGTTCACGTTCTGATGGGCCCCAACGGCGCGGGCAAGTCGACGCTGGGCCACGTCATCATGGGCGAGCCGACCTACGACGTCACGGGCGGCACCATCATGTTCGGTGGCGAAGACGTCACCGATCTCTCCCCCGACAAGCGCAGCCTCGCGGGCATGTTCCTCTCGTTCCAGGCTCCCGTCGAGATTCCCGGTGTGCCGCTGTCGAGCTTCCTGCGTGCCATCGCCTCGGCGCGCCCCGAACTCGACATGAAGCGCAAGGAGTTCCGCAAGCGCGTACGCGAGCTCGCCGATGAGCTCGACATGGATCGCGCCTACCTCGACCGCGAGCTTGGCGTGGGCTTCTCGGGCGGCGAGAAGAAGAAGGTCGAGATGCTACAGTTGCTGCTGCTCAAGCCGCGTCTCGCCATCCTCGACGAGGCCGACTCCGGCCTAGACGTCGATGCGCTCTCCGTCGTCAGCCGGGGCATGGAGCTCTATCGCCGCGAATGCAACGGCACGCTACTCGTCATCACCCACAACACGCGCATCCTCGAGCACCTCGATGTCGACAAGGTGCATGTCATGGTGCGCGGCCGCATGGTCGCCGAAGGCGACGCGAGCATGATCGCCGACATCGACACCAACGGATTCGAGCAGTTCGAGTCCCTCGCGCAGGCACGATAAGGGGCCGCCATGACCGGACCAAGCGAAAAGAAGCGCACGCAGGTCGATGACATCGACCGCAGCATGTACGACTTCGTCAAGGACGAAAGCAACCAGGAGCATCTTGAGGCGGGCCTCACCCCCGAGATCGTACGCGAGATCTCCGAGAAGAAGGACGAGCCCGATTGGATGCTCGACCTACGCCTCAAGTCACTCGACATCTACAACGGCTTTCCCATCCCCACCTGGGGCCCGTCAATTGACGGCCTCGACATGGACCACATCGTCACCTACGTGAAGCCCGAGACCGACCAGCAGGCGAGCTGGGATGACGTCCCCGAGGATATCAAGGACACCTTCGACCGCCTGGGCATCCCAGAGGCCGAGCGCAGCTATCTTGCCGGCGTGGGCGCACAGTACGACTCGGAGCTCGTGTACCACTCCATGCAGGAGTCCGCCTCCAAGATGGGCATCGTCTACTCGGGCATCGAGGAGGCGCTGCAAGACCCCAAGTGGGAGGGCATTATCCACGACCACTTCATGAAGCTCATCCCGCCCACCGACCACAAGTTCGCGGCCCTGCACGGTGCCGTGTGGTCGGGCGGCTCGTTCGTCTACGTGCCGGCCGGCGTGCAGCTCGACTATCCGCTGCAGAGCTACTTCCGCCTCAACGCACGCGGCGCGGGCCAGTTCGAGCACACGCTCATCATCGTCGAAGATGACGCGAGCCTGCACTTCATCGAAGGCTGCTCGGCGCCCAAGTACAACGTCGCCAACCTGCACGCGGGCGCCGTCGAGCTCTTCGTGGGCGAGCGCGCCCACCTGCGCTATTCGACCATCGAGAACTGGTCGAAGAACATGTACAACCTCAACACCAAACGCGCCATCTGCAAGGAGGGCGGCGACATCGAGTGGATCTCGGGCTCCTTTGGCAGCCACGTGGGCTACCTCTACCCCATGTCCATCCTCAACGGACGCGGCGCCAAGTCGAGCTTTACTGGCATCACCTTCGCGGGTGCGGGCCAGAACCTCGACACGGGCTGCAAGGTCGTGCTCAACGCACCCAAGACCAAGGCGAGCGTCGAGACCAAGTCCATTTCCAAGGACGGTGGCGTCTCCACCTTTCGCTCGAGCGTGGTGGCGACCAAGAACGCCGAGGACTCCGCCGCGACGGTGAGCTGCCAGTCGCTCATGCTCGACGATCGCAGCCGCAGCGACACGATTCCGGCCATGGACATCAAGTGCAAGAACGTCGATATCGGACACGAGGCCACCATCGGCCGCATCGGCGATGACAAGGTCTTCTACCTGATGAGCCGCGGTCTCTCCGAAGAAGAGGCGCGCACGATGATCGTCAACGGCTTTGCCGAGCCGGTGAGCAAGGAACTCCCGCTCGAATACGCCGTCGAAATGAACAACCTCATCAAACTCGAGATGGAAGGAGCGATCGGCTAATGGAAGCACGTATCTTCGAGCACGCAAGTGCGATGCCAGCTCCGACCTGGTACTTCCTCCACATGAATGACGCGACCATCGAAATCCCCGCGCAGCTTTCCTGCGAAGCCGATGCCGTCATCGAAACCGATGCCACGCTCGGTGACGCCACGGCCTTCGTCGAGGCCATGGAGGCGGCGCAAGCTGCCTGGGACAAGGTCTATGGCGACAAGCCCGTACTGACCAACGCCGTCGACGAACAGGCCGAGGAACTCGGCGGTCTGGCGCTGTCCGCGTACCAGAAGAAGGCCGACGCGATGGAGCAGGCCAAGAGCCTGGCCGCGTCCTTCGAGCAGGGCATGGGCGAGGAAGTCAGCGACTGGATCCGCGAGATGGCCTGCCAGACGCGTTCCATCATCGCGCCAGCTGGCTCAAACCACACGGCATGCATCCAGATAAGCGGCGTCGACGGGGGTGCCAACATGGCCGCCATCGACCTCGTCGCCCACGAGGGCGCGACTCTCGACGTCGCCGTCATCGTGGACTCCCCCGCTTTCGGCACGGGCGTCACCGGCAGCTCCATCCGCATCTTTGCCGCCGAGGGCGCACACGTCGCGCTGCGTCGCGTCCAGACGCTCGATGACACCTGGACCGACCTCGATGACATGGGGTTGTTCGCTGCGGACAACGCAACCATCGACGTACATCAGACCGTGCTCGGCGCGGGCAAATCGTACACGGGCCTTGCAGGCGACCTACGCGGCCACAACTCCACCATCAACGTCTACACGCACTACCTGGGCCATGGCGAGCAGGAACTCGACTTCAACTACATCCTGCGACACCACGGCACCAAGTCAACCTGCAACCTCTACGCCAACGGCGTGCTTGCCGGCACAAGCAAGAAGACGCTGCGCGGCACCATCGACCTCATTCGCGGGGCCAAGGGCGCCGTGGGCCACGAGGTCGACAACGTGCTGCTCGTCGACGAGGGCGTGAGCAACAAGACCGTCCCCAACATCCTCTGCAACGAGGACGACGTCATGGGCAACCATGGGGCGACCATCGGCCACATCAAGGCCGACCAGCTCTTCTACCTGGAAAGCCGCGGTCTGTCGCCCGAGCAGGCCGAGCAGATGTTCATCACCGCGACGCTCGAGGACGCTTGGCTCAACGCCGCCAACGACGTGACCAAGCAAGCCGTCGCGCGCCTCGGCAACACGATCGTGGAGAACTTCGAGGAGGTTTACCTGTGAGTTCGATCGACATCATAGCCAATCCGTACAAGAAGGATTTCCCGCTTCTCGCATCCATGCCAGACCTGGCGTTTCTCGATAGCGCGGCCACCGCACAGCGCCCCGCATGCGTCATCGAGGCAGTGGACCACTTCTACAAGACCATGAACGCCAATCCGCTGCGAGGTCTCTACGAGCTTTCCATCGAGGCGACCGAAGCCATCGAGAATACGCGCAAGCTCATCGCGCGCTTCATCGGCATTGGCGAGGAAAACGCACGTGACATAGTCTTCAACCGCAACGCCTCCGAGGCACTCAACATCGTCGCGCAGTCCTTCGGCCCCACCGTGGTCGAGGAAGGCGATGAGGTATGCATCACCATCATGGAGCATCACAGCAACCTCATTCCCTGGCAGCAACTCTGCAAGAAGACCGGAGCAAAGCTTGTCTACATGTACTGCGACAAGGACGGCTTCATCTCCGAAGAGGAGATGCTCGCCAAGATCGGCCCCAAGACCAAGATCGTCGCGGCGGCGCACGTCTCGAACGTCCTTGGCGTCACCAACCCCATCGCCCGTATGGCGCAGCTCGCGCACGAGAACGGCGCGTACATGGTGGTCGATGGCGCACAGTCCGTACCGCACATGCCCGTCGACGTCACCAAGCTCGGTTGTGATTTCTTCGCCTTCTCCGGCCATAAGGTCTTCGGGCCCTTTGGCGTGGGCGTTCTCTGGGGCAAGCACGAGTTGCTCGAGAGCATGCCACCGTTCCTCACGGGCGGCGAGATGATCGACTACGTAAGCGAGCAGGACGCCGTCTGGTCCCCCGTCCCCGAGAAGTTCGAGGCGGGCACGCAAGACGCCGCCGGCATCTACGCGACGGGCGTGGCAATCGAGTACGCCAATGGCATCGGTATCGAGGCCATGGAAGAGCGCGAGAAGGCGCTCATGCGCTACTTGGCCGAGCGCATGGAGGCGCTCAAGTTCATCGAGGTCGTGGGCCCTGCAGACCCGGATGCGCGCAGCGGCGCCTTCAGCTTCAACGTCACCGGCGTGCACCCGCATGATGTCTCAGGCATTCTGAGCGGCGAGAACATCGCGATTCGCGCCGGTCATCACTGCGCCCAGCCTCTACTGCTCTTCCTCGGCATGCACACGTGCTGCCGTGCGAGCGTGGCGTTCTACAACGACGCGCATGATATCGATAGGCTCATCGACGGGCTCGAGCTCGTGGGAAGGATGTTCAATGTCTAATGGCTCTACCAGCAGCATTTACTCTGCTGCGCTGATGGATCACAACGCCCATCCCGACTATCGATACGAGCTCGAGGACGCAACGCACAGCCACGACGGCATCAACGCAAGCTGCGGTGACGAGCTCACGCTCTACCTCAAGATCGATGATGCGAACGACATCATCGAGGAGGCCTCGTTCACGGGGCACGGCTGCGCCATCAGCCAGGCATCCGCCGACATGATGGCCGGTCTCATCGAGGGGGAATCCGTTGACGAGGCAAAGCGCTTGCTCGGGCTCTTCATCGGCATGATCCAAGGCAACGAGCTCTCCGAGGACGACATCGAGGACCTCGACGAGGCCGCCGAGCTTCAGTCAATCTCGCGCATGCCCGCGCGCGTCAAGTGCGCCGAGCTTGCCTGGCGCACCCTCAACGGCATCCTCACCGAGCGCGAGGCCGAGAAATAAAGGGCGAGTACGCTAATCCGCGGCTCACTTGCAAGAAATTTTCGAAAGTGTGAGACCTTCAACAGTGCTATGTAGATTTTTGCCGTAAATGTGAGACTTTTGACAGTGTCATGTAAAAAATCACGAGAATGTGAGGCCTTTTCGCTGTCTGCTCTCACACTTTCGAAAAAAATCGACATGGAATGAAAGCAAGCCTCACACTTTCGAAAAAAAATGACAGGCGCATGTCCTATATGACGATGCCGCCGCCGAGGCACTCCTCGTCACGGTAGATGGTGACCGACTGACCAGCCGCCACAGCGGGTACGCGTTCGTCGAAAGTGATGCGCGCCGCGTCCTCCCCCATCTCGACATGCGCCTCGACGAGCGGACGGGTATGCCGCGTACGCACCAGATAGCGCCCTGGTGCGGGCGCATCACCCGAAACCCAACGCACGTCGCCGAGCGCGAGCTCATCGGTCCATAGCGCATCGCAGTCGTGGTCCGCACTCACGTACACGACGTTCTCGGCCGTGTCCGTCTTGACCACGTAGCGTGCCGGGCCACCCCCAAGGTCGAGCCCCTTACGCTGACCGAGCGTGTAGAGGAACGCGCCCTCGTGCTGACCGAGCACGTCTCCCGTCTCGTATTCGATGATGTCACCCGCCTTGCGTTCGAGCTGCGAGAGCAGGAACTGCTGGATCGAAACCGGCCCTATGAAGCAGATGCCGTCGGAATCATGCTTGGTCGCGACCTCGAGCCCGCGCTGCGCGGCCATCTCCCGCACGACCGCCTTGCTCTCGATCTCGCCGATGGGAAATAGCGTACGAGCCAGCACCGTCCCCGGCACACGCCATAAAAAGTAGGTCTGGTCCTTGTGCTCGTCGAGCGCGCGAAGCAAGTGGCCGGACTTCGCGCCCGGGTCGTCGAGAAGCACGCGTGCGTAATGCCCCGTTGCGATGTAGTCTGCGCCGTGCTCGAAGGCCTCGCGTGCGAAGACGCCGAACTTCACCTTCTCGTTGCACATGACGTCCGGATTGGGCGTGAGGCCACGCGCATAGCAATCGACCAGGTAGTCGACCACATCGCGTTTGTATTCCTCCTCGTAATCCCAAACCTCGAGGTCGATGCCCAGCTGCACGGCCACGCGCTCGGCATCGGCAAGGTCCTCGGCCCAGGGGCATTTGAATCCCGGCAAATCGACCGACCAGTTGCGCATGTACACGCCCGTGACGTCGAAGCCCCATTCCACAAGCAGCGCCGCAGCCAGCGAGGAATCCACTCCCCCGCTCATGCCGACGATGACCTTCTGCGCCATGTACGTCCTCTCCACTCACGGCTTTCAACAAAAATGAAGATACCACGTATTTCGAACGGAGCGGCTCCCCCTCCTGTCATTTCGAGCGAAGCGACCGTAAGGTCGCTCAGTCGAGAAATCTCTTGCCAAGATCTCTCCGTTCCGCGGTCTGACGACCGCTCCAGTCGAGATGACAACGAAATGGCGAGATTTCTCCACTCCGGCGCTGCGCGCCTCCGGTCGAAATGACAATGGGGAGCACTGCGCGCCTGCGGTCGAAATGACAAGGCGCGAGTTAGCCCACACGTTTCATTTCGGCACGAACGACCTCAATGATGATCTGCGCCGCCCGCTCGACCTGCTCGCGCGTCGTATCGTGCCCAAGCGTGATGCGCACGCTGCCTTCGGCGACTTCCGGCGACACGCCGATCGCCTCGAGCACGGGCGAAACCGTCATCTTGCTCGCGGCGCACGCCGAACCCGTCCCGACATAGACACCGCGCTGATCGAGCGAGATGACAAGACGACGAGCAAGCAAGCCCGGAAAGGAGATGTGCAAGAGGTTATCGAGACGCTGGGCGTCACGCGTCGGCCCTGCAACGACGGCATCGGCAAACGCGACCGTCAGCGTAGCTTGTAGCCAATCGCGCAGCTCGCGCAGGCGCCTTGCCTCGTCCTCGCGCCGCTCGCGGGCAAGCTCGAAGGCGCGCGCGAAACCGATGATGCCCGGAACGTTTTCCGTCCCGCTGCGCAAGCCCGCCTCCTGGCCACCACCGCACACGAGCGGGCGTAGCTCGATGCCACTGCGCACCCAAAGCAAGCCCATCTGCTTGGGACCATACATCTTGGCAGCGGATACGGTGACAAGGTCCGCCCCGAGCGAGGAAACGTTGAGCGTCTTGAGCGCCGCCGCCTGCGAGGCATCCGTGTGCAGGTAAATGGGGCGCATATCACCAGCCGCAAGACGGCGCGCACGCTCGTCGCCCACGACCTGCGCAAGCTCGCGCAGCGGTTGGATCGTCCCAATCTCGCCATTAGCGAGGGCGATGCTGACGAGCTCCGTATCGGGGAGAATCGTTGCCTTCAAGGCATCGGGACTCACGAAGCCCTGCGCATCAACAGGCACGAGCGATCCATTCTCGCGCGCTAACACGCAGCTGCGCATGCTCGCATGCTCAATGGCGCTCGCGATAACGTGCGCGCCGGGCGCGGCGGCGGTAAGCGCGAGGTTGTTTGCCTCGGTCGCCCCCGCCGTGAAGACGATGTTGGCGGCCTTGCCCCCCATGAGGTGCGCGATGCGTGCACGGGCATCCTCCACGCTCGCATGCACTTGACGCGCAGGCGTATACGATGCCGAGGGGTTCGCAAAGTCCTGCGAGAAGTAGGGCAACATCGCCTCGAGCACCTGCTCGTCGACAGGCGTTGCCGCCGCATAATCTAGATATATCCCCTCGTCAACGCTCATGTTCGATGTATCTACCCAGCCGCTGCGACCTTAGCTAAACAGACTCCTGAACCAGCCCTTTTTCTTGGGCGCCTCATGCTGCGCCTCATGCTGTGCTTCGTGCTCTTGCACCTCATCCGGTTCCTCGACCTTGGGTGTCGTATGGGGGAAATCGCTCATGTACGAGCGCTCGCGCGCAAGACGCTGCTCGGTGCTTTCCGCACTCACCGGGACATCCGCTGTCACGGGCCTGGGAGCCTCAGCCGACTTCTTCGAGGGCTTGAAGTGCTTGCCGAGCGGCTGGTCATCCATGTTGACGTTTTCGTCCAGCATGGCAGAGGCGTTGAATCCGGCACTATGCGCCGGCTTGGTCGTGATGAACGGCAGGTCCAGGTCAACCTTCTCCTTGCCCTTTTTCTCGGACTTCTTCTCGGATTTCTTTTCGACCTTCTTCTCGGGCTTGTCCTTTTTCTCGGACTTGTCCTTCTCCTTCTTGCCGCTCTTTTCCTTGTCCTTGTCCTTGTTCTTCTTGCCCGGCTTCTTGTCCGTAGGATCCTCGGCATTCTCCTCCGAGTTTGGAGTGCTTGGCAGGTCCTCGACCTCGGCCCCTGTCGAGAGCAGCTCGATGTCGGCCTCCTCCAACGCCTCGGGTTGCTCGTCTTCCTGCAACGAAGCAGGTTCAAGTTCAAATGCGGGTTCAGAATCAAGAACCGGTTCAGATTCGAGTTCAAGTTCAGATTCGACCTCTTGCTCAGGCTCAGGCTCAGGCTCCGGCTCCGGCTCAGGCTCCGGTTCAAGAACACGCTTGGACTCCTGCTTCGGTTCCACGGGCAGCGGAGCGACGCGCTTCACGCCCTGCATCGGATGGTCGATGCACCAGGCCTGCATGCTGAACTCCTCGTCACACGGACACATGTCCTTGTCGCGGCTTTCGGCGACCATCTTGTATTCGCCATTGGCCTCGAGCGTGCGGGCCTTGACGTTGTCCTCGAAGATCTTGTCGAGGAAGAGCATGATTGCCTCGCGGGCGCGATGCGTGGTGATGGGCACAGCCACCTCGACGCGATGCACGAGGTTGCGCGTCATGAGATCGGCCGAGCCAACATACATGCGCATGTCGTCGCCTTCACCGAAGACGAAGATGCGGCTGTGCTCGAGGAACTGACCGACGATGCTGCGCACGTGCACGTTCTCGGTCTTGCCCTCGATGCCGGGCACCATGCAGCAGATGCCGCGAATGTTCATGCGCACCTGCACGCCCGCCTGCGACGCCTTGGCCAGGCGGTCGATGATATCGCGCTCGGTAAGCGAGTTGCACTTGAGCGTGATGCGTCCGGCGGGACCCTTGGCGATCTCGCGGTCGATGAGCTTGAGGATGGTGCGCTTGATGGCCACCGGGGCGACGAGCAACCTGCGATAGTAGCCGTTCAGGTTGCCGATGAGCATGTTCTGGAAGAACGTGACGGCATCGCGGCCGATTTCGGCATCGGAGGTCATGAGGCTCAGGTCGGTGTAGAGGCGCGCCGTCTTCTCGTTGTAATTGCCCGTGCCTATCTGCGTGATGTAGGTTACGCCATCAGCGGAGCGCTTGGTGATCAGGCATACCTTGGAGTGGCACTTGTAGTTTTCCATGCCGTAGATGATGTTGCATCCGGCCTCCTCGAGACGTCCCGACCAGTCGATGTTGTTCGCCTCGTCAAAACGCGCACGCAGCTCCATGAGGACGGTGACTTCCTTGCCGTTCTCGGCCGCCTCGGCAAGGTGTTGCGCCACGCGCGACTCGCTCGCCAGACGATACACCGTGATCTTGATGGAGAGCACGTCCAGATCGATGGCCGCCTCTTGCAGCATGCGCAGGAAGGGATCGATGGAATCGTAGGGGAAGAACAGGAGGCGATCGCGCTCTTCGACCTGCGCTATGATCGAGCGGCCAAGATCGAACTCAGCCGACGCGCGCGGCACGAAGGGCGCGTAGCTGAGCTTGCCCCTCTTGTCGGCATCGACACGACGCTCCAGGCCAAAGACCCAGTCGAGGTTGATGGGGGCGCTGTACGTGTACATCTGGTTCTTCGTGAGCTTGAGACGCTTGAGCAAACCGGCGAGAAGCAGCTTCTCCGGCTTGCCCTCGACCTCGAGGCGCACGGGGTTGAGACGGTTGCGCTTCTTGAGCAGACGCGACACATGCAGGCGATAATCGCCCTCGTCATCGGCGAACTTCTCCTCGTCGAAGCTGATGTCGGCATTGCGCGTGACCGAGACGATGCACGGCTCGGATGTCTCGTAGATGTCGAAGATCTTCTTGACATGATGGGCGATGAGCTTCTCGGCACGCACGAAGTGAAGCGGTTCTTCCGGATCGCAGATGATGGGCGCGATGTTCTCCGGGACGGGCACGATGCCAAGGTGCTGACTGCCATCCTCCTCGCTCAGCAGCGTCGCGATGTAGAGCTCCTTGTTGCGCAGGTGCGGAAACGGATGACGCTCGTCGACGACCTGCGGCGAGAGCACGGGGCGTATGTACTCGCGATAATAATCGCGGGCAAAGCGACGCTCCTTCTTGGAGAGATTGTCGAGGTCGAGCTCCTTGAACCCATAGGGCTCGAGGTCGGCAACGACCTGGGCGTAAATCTCGTCGCGCTCCTCGACGAGCGGCCTCACGGCAGCGAAGACGGCTTCGAGCTGCTCGCGTGGCGTCATGTTGGTCTTATTCTCGCGAATATCGGGCGCGATGATGGAAAGGTCCATGAGACTGCCGACGCGTACCATGAAGAACTCGTCGAGATTCGTGCAGAAGATGCTGATGAATTTCAGACGTTCGAAAAGGGGCACGCTCGGGTCGAGCGCCTCCTCGAGAACGCGACGATCGAACTGCAACCAGGACAGTTCGCGATTTTGCGTGTACGAATAATCGAGTTCCTTGCGCTTGGCAGGCGCTTCCTCGAGACCTTCCTCGGGATTGCCATCCTGCACGACTTCGACTTCGGGCTCCTCCGAACTCTCGATGTCTTCTATGGTCTCGATGACCGCTTCTTCTGGAGTGACAACCTCGCCGATTTCTTCGAACTTTTCAGATGCATTCTCGGACATGGTCTCTTGCATGCCAACTCCCCTCTTATCAGCCTAGCCTTTTGATATTACTACATTGCCGAGAAGTATCCGAGCAGTTCGGCAACACCCCAAATGGCCACGAGATGCGCAGGGTAGTAGATATAGAAGAGATACTTGAGATGCCAAGTGCCACGTTTGCCGTTATAGCT
This window of the Coriobacteriaceae bacterium genome carries:
- the ppk1 gene encoding polyphosphate kinase 1, yielding MQETMSENASEKFEEIGEVVTPEEAVIETIEDIESSEEPEVEVVQDGNPEEGLEEAPAKRKELDYSYTQNRELSWLQFDRRVLEEALDPSVPLFERLKFISIFCTNLDEFFMVRVGSLMDLSIIAPDIRENKTNMTPREQLEAVFAAVRPLVEERDEIYAQVVADLEPYGFKELDLDNLSKKERRFARDYYREYIRPVLSPQVVDERHPFPHLRNKELYIATLLSEEDGSQHLGIVPVPENIAPIICDPEEPLHFVRAEKLIAHHVKKIFDIYETSEPCIVSVTRNADISFDEEKFADDEGDYRLHVSRLLKKRNRLNPVRLEVEGKPEKLLLAGLLKRLKLTKNQMYTYSAPINLDWVFGLERRVDADKRGKLSYAPFVPRASAEFDLGRSIIAQVEERDRLLFFPYDSIDPFLRMLQEAAIDLDVLSIKITVYRLASESRVAQHLAEAAENGKEVTVLMELRARFDEANNIDWSGRLEEAGCNIIYGMENYKCHSKVCLITKRSADGVTYITQIGTGNYNEKTARLYTDLSLMTSDAEIGRDAVTFFQNMLIGNLNGYYRRLLVAPVAIKRTILKLIDREIAKGPAGRITLKCNSLTERDIIDRLAKASQAGVQVRMNIRGICCMVPGIEGKTENVHVRSIVGQFLEHSRIFVFGEGDDMRMYVGSADLMTRNLVHRVEVAVPITTHRAREAIMLFLDKIFEDNVKARTLEANGEYKMVAESRDKDMCPCDEEFSMQAWCIDHPMQGVKRVAPLPVEPKQESKRVLEPEPEPEPEPEPEPEQEVESELELESEPVLDSEPAFELEPASLQEDEQPEALEEADIELLSTGAEVEDLPSTPNSEENAEDPTDKKPGKKNKDKDKEKSGKKEKDKSEKKDKPEKKVEKKSEKKSEKKGKEKVDLDLPFITTKPAHSAGFNASAMLDENVNMDDQPLGKHFKPSKKSAEAPRPVTADVPVSAESTEQRLARERSYMSDFPHTTPKVEEPDEVQEHEAQHEAQHEAPKKKGWFRSLFS